One part of the Arthrobacter tumbae genome encodes these proteins:
- a CDS encoding Gfo/Idh/MocA family protein, with protein sequence MNTRFEPVPTDAPLPVVVVGAGGMGAAWIAAVEESHLVDLRGIVDLNQDAARTAAIAVGRPDLPTGTATVPLARETGAQAVINVTIPEAHHPVTTEALFAGLPVLGEKPVAATLPQSLALAATSTLTNQLFMVSQSRRYNQHVVDARAMSQQLGTLGICSVDFFKAPRFGGFRDAMPHPLLVDMAIHQFDLARLLLDAEPVSVSCEEYNPTWSWYDGDACALAIFEMTGGARFIFNGSWCSPGLETSWNGRWRISGAGGSVLWDGDNPPCSEPNHPIAANATPMEEGIRGALVEFVTALRDGKRPMGEVQSNLLSFAMVEAAVRSASTGQRVHIRELLDESLATALDLPFDPAVLDTLRAGDVLNSLLPA encoded by the coding sequence ATGAACACCCGCTTTGAGCCCGTTCCAACGGACGCGCCGCTGCCCGTCGTCGTCGTCGGGGCAGGCGGAATGGGCGCAGCATGGATCGCTGCCGTAGAAGAATCGCATCTAGTCGACCTGCGCGGCATCGTGGATCTCAACCAAGACGCCGCCCGGACTGCCGCCATCGCCGTTGGGCGCCCGGACCTGCCCACCGGGACAGCTACGGTCCCCCTTGCCCGCGAGACTGGGGCGCAGGCCGTCATCAATGTCACCATCCCCGAAGCGCACCACCCCGTCACCACGGAAGCGCTGTTCGCCGGGTTGCCCGTGCTGGGCGAGAAGCCGGTGGCTGCCACCCTTCCGCAGAGCCTTGCCCTGGCGGCTACCTCGACGCTGACAAACCAACTGTTCATGGTCAGCCAGTCCCGGCGATACAACCAGCATGTGGTCGACGCCCGGGCCATGTCCCAGCAGTTGGGCACGCTTGGAATTTGCAGCGTTGACTTCTTTAAGGCGCCACGGTTCGGCGGATTCCGGGACGCGATGCCCCATCCGCTCCTGGTAGACATGGCTATCCATCAATTCGACCTGGCGAGGCTGCTCCTCGACGCGGAACCGGTCTCCGTCTCCTGCGAAGAGTACAACCCCACCTGGAGCTGGTACGACGGCGACGCCTGCGCCCTTGCCATCTTCGAAATGACAGGCGGCGCGCGGTTCATCTTCAATGGCAGCTGGTGCAGCCCTGGGCTGGAAACCTCCTGGAACGGCCGATGGCGCATCAGCGGTGCGGGAGGATCGGTGCTTTGGGACGGCGATAACCCGCCTTGTTCGGAGCCGAACCATCCGATCGCGGCCAATGCCACACCGATGGAGGAAGGCATCCGCGGCGCTTTGGTTGAGTTCGTCACAGCACTACGTGACGGGAAGCGCCCGATGGGCGAGGTCCAAAGCAACCTTCTGAGCTTCGCAATGGTCGAAGCCGCGGTACGTAGCGCTTCTACCGGACAGCGCGTCCACATCCGGGAGCTACTCGACGAATCCCTCGCGACGGCGCTCGATTTACCCTTCGACCCGGCAGTTCTGGATACTCTCCGGGCCGGCGACGTGCTGAATTCCCTGCTTCCCGCGTAA
- a CDS encoding ThuA domain-containing protein has translation MALDRGPIRVTVWNENRHEETDERIAKIYPHGIHGAICEGLQRNLGSDVDVRTAVLSDAEHGLSEEVLTNTDVLTWWGHMAHGEVSDHVVERVHRHVLSGMGLLVLHSGHWSKIFVKLMGTSCSLRWRGALDRELVWTVEPTHPITQGIPHPLVIDEQEMYGEYFDIPTPEELIFLSSFSGGEVIRSGCTFRRGHGKIFYFSPGDQEYPVYHHEDIRRVLSNAVQWAQPSQRERTYPELGEYELNEFFNGRSYEGTK, from the coding sequence ATGGCGCTTGATCGTGGGCCCATCAGGGTCACAGTCTGGAACGAGAATAGGCACGAAGAAACCGACGAGCGGATTGCAAAGATCTATCCGCATGGCATCCATGGAGCCATCTGTGAGGGACTCCAACGGAATCTTGGCTCCGACGTTGATGTACGCACCGCGGTGCTGTCCGACGCCGAGCATGGGCTATCCGAAGAAGTACTTACCAACACCGATGTGCTGACCTGGTGGGGCCATATGGCGCACGGCGAGGTGAGCGACCACGTCGTGGAACGCGTGCACCGGCACGTTCTTTCCGGGATGGGTTTGCTTGTGCTGCATTCCGGGCACTGGTCGAAAATTTTTGTCAAGCTGATGGGTACCTCCTGCTCGCTGCGTTGGCGGGGTGCTCTAGACAGGGAGTTGGTCTGGACGGTTGAGCCCACTCATCCCATCACCCAGGGCATACCGCACCCGCTCGTCATCGACGAGCAAGAAATGTACGGCGAATACTTCGACATTCCCACACCCGAGGAACTTATCTTCCTCAGCTCATTCAGCGGCGGAGAAGTGATCCGCAGCGGCTGCACCTTCCGCCGCGGTCACGGCAAGATTTTCTACTTCAGCCCAGGCGACCAGGAGTACCCCGTCTATCATCACGAAGATATTCGACGGGTACTGTCCAACGCTGTCCAGTGGGCCCAGCCCAGCCAGCGTGAGCGCACCTACCCCGAGCTAGGCGAGTACGAGTTAAACGAATTCTTCAACGGACGCAGCTACGAGGGGACGAAATGA
- a CDS encoding LacI family DNA-binding transcriptional regulator has protein sequence MRVASAQPRATLADVGKLAGVSSKTVSRVMLGDKKVAEPTRERVLAAARTLRFRPNQLASSLRQGSTTNVIAFVIGDLTNPFYALVAAGAERELARHGLMMILASTDDDPTSEERVVETLLRQRVRALIMVPISQDQSYLEGERQLGTPVICVDRPAHNLIADSVVLDNRNGMAQAVRKLTGIGHRRIAFVSSPVGLHTDQQRLAGYEDALQEAGIPVSSELVQMPQVYGTVAESVRELMALPEPPTALVAANNKISSIIIHALQHRLESVAFVGFDDFELADLTDISVVAYDAAELGRVAARLAIARLEDPVGAPAHQQIPTTLIARGSGEKPPILAPQELAN, from the coding sequence ATGCGTGTTGCCAGTGCTCAACCGCGAGCCACTCTTGCGGATGTCGGCAAGCTGGCCGGTGTAAGTTCGAAAACCGTCTCCCGAGTCATGCTGGGTGACAAGAAGGTCGCTGAGCCCACCCGTGAACGCGTGCTGGCCGCCGCCCGCACCCTGCGCTTCCGGCCCAATCAACTGGCGTCCAGCCTCCGCCAGGGCAGTACCACCAACGTCATCGCATTCGTGATTGGCGATCTGACCAACCCGTTCTACGCTTTGGTGGCCGCAGGCGCAGAACGGGAACTGGCACGTCATGGACTGATGATGATCCTCGCGAGCACTGATGATGATCCAACCAGTGAGGAACGGGTGGTCGAAACGTTGCTTCGACAGCGGGTTCGAGCTCTCATCATGGTGCCGATCTCCCAGGACCAGAGTTATCTGGAGGGTGAGCGACAACTCGGAACGCCTGTAATTTGTGTGGACCGCCCCGCCCATAATCTGATTGCGGACTCCGTAGTACTGGATAACCGGAACGGCATGGCACAAGCTGTTCGCAAGCTCACCGGGATCGGCCACCGTCGCATTGCATTCGTTTCGAGTCCGGTTGGACTTCACACCGACCAACAACGTCTGGCCGGATATGAGGACGCATTGCAGGAGGCGGGGATACCGGTCAGCTCTGAGTTGGTGCAGATGCCACAGGTCTACGGCACCGTCGCGGAATCGGTGAGAGAGCTAATGGCGCTTCCGGAGCCGCCTACCGCGCTCGTCGCAGCGAACAACAAAATCAGCTCGATCATCATCCATGCGTTGCAGCATCGACTTGAGTCTGTGGCTTTCGTCGGCTTCGACGATTTTGAGCTCGCCGACCTCACCGATATCAGCGTTGTTGCTTACGACGCCGCAGAGCTGGGTCGCGTTGCTGCCCGCCTCGCCATCGCACGTCTTGAGGACCCGGTCGGTGCCCCTGCACACCAACAAATTCCGACCACGCTCATCGCTCGCGGCTCCGGCGAGAAACCCCCAATCCTAGCGCCCCAAGAACTGGCGAACTGA
- a CDS encoding ABC transporter substrate-binding protein, translating to MAKKHIAGVAAAALLLAGCSAGGGETGSEGGEPSGEITVLTNRTDLVDTLFQEYKAEFEEQYPDVTVDFEAITDYEGEVTTRLSTGDYGDVLGIPNSVTPDQLPQFFEPLGTVEEMKEQYRYVDKAAYDGTAYGMATFGNANGFLYNTAVWEEAGITETPTTPDEFLDALRAIQENTEAIPYYTNYADGWPLGQWQGNRGISGDPETVNEMNSIDNPWSDGKEQYVLDGLLFDIVAEGLSEDDPLTTEWEGSKGMTATGEIATMALGSWAITQFEDAAEAAGVDPETIGFMPFPYQENGTFYSQTGGDFSNAINVNSENKVAARAWVDWFANESGFAESQGAIPPQVDSELPESLSTFEELGVELIELTPAPAENATLHSDIYNEAEIDLFGQIYRQQLVDVARGAADGDKESFFEDLNTRWAQARAEVTS from the coding sequence ATGGCAAAGAAGCACATCGCGGGGGTCGCGGCAGCAGCGCTGCTGCTCGCCGGCTGCTCCGCCGGAGGCGGCGAGACAGGCTCAGAAGGCGGCGAACCATCGGGCGAGATCACGGTTCTGACGAATCGTACCGATCTCGTCGACACTCTTTTCCAGGAGTACAAGGCCGAGTTCGAAGAGCAGTATCCGGACGTGACTGTCGACTTTGAGGCAATCACCGACTACGAGGGCGAAGTCACCACGCGGCTCAGCACCGGCGATTACGGCGACGTACTGGGTATTCCCAATTCAGTGACCCCCGATCAGCTGCCACAGTTCTTCGAGCCGTTGGGCACAGTTGAGGAGATGAAGGAACAATACCGATACGTGGACAAGGCGGCCTATGACGGCACGGCCTACGGTATGGCAACCTTTGGCAACGCAAACGGTTTCCTCTACAACACCGCGGTCTGGGAGGAAGCCGGAATCACGGAAACGCCCACAACGCCCGATGAGTTCCTCGACGCGTTGCGCGCTATTCAGGAGAACACCGAGGCGATTCCCTACTACACCAACTACGCAGACGGCTGGCCACTCGGTCAGTGGCAGGGTAACCGCGGCATCTCAGGTGACCCCGAAACCGTCAACGAGATGAACTCGATCGACAACCCGTGGAGTGACGGAAAAGAGCAGTACGTGCTCGACGGTTTGTTGTTCGACATCGTGGCCGAGGGCTTGAGCGAAGACGATCCGCTGACCACGGAATGGGAAGGCTCCAAAGGCATGACAGCCACGGGAGAGATCGCCACAATGGCGTTGGGCTCATGGGCAATCACACAGTTCGAGGACGCAGCCGAAGCTGCTGGTGTTGACCCGGAAACCATCGGATTCATGCCTTTCCCCTATCAGGAGAACGGCACGTTCTACTCGCAGACCGGCGGCGACTTCTCGAACGCCATCAACGTCAACTCTGAGAACAAGGTTGCTGCGCGCGCATGGGTTGATTGGTTTGCGAATGAGTCGGGATTCGCGGAAAGCCAGGGCGCCATCCCGCCGCAGGTGGACAGCGAACTGCCCGAGTCTCTGTCCACCTTCGAGGAACTCGGTGTGGAACTGATCGAGCTGACCCCAGCGCCAGCTGAAAATGCCACGCTGCACTCGGACATCTATAACGAGGCAGAGATTGACCTCTTCGGCCAGATCTACCGTCAGCAACTGGTGGACGTAGCGCGGGGTGCGGCCGACGGCGACAAGGAGTCCTTCTTCGAGGATCTCAACACTCGTTGGGCGCAAGCTCGGGCTGAGGTAACCAGCTAG
- a CDS encoding carbohydrate ABC transporter permease, which yields MSQMTGTTGGAPPTAGTPLEREARSSRTLKKHRRITPYLFLIAPLALLITFTFVPAANLIWYSFTDWDGIDLEKEFVGLENYIEIFTEPEVFRVFFVSLYYIGASFLQMGIALYFATILSFNTRFRNFFKGVLFFPYLINGVAIGLVFLYLYQPDGTLDSLLKAVGLESATTAWLGDPDAVNVSLAATSVWRYTGLNFVLFLGAIQSIPNQLYEAADLDGASKWQQFRFIIAPGIKRIISLSFILAISGSLAVFEIPFIMTGGANGSSTFVIQTIQSAFQFRQVGFASAMAVVLLLIVLIVTFIQRKLVPDDEVNLT from the coding sequence ATGTCACAGATGACAGGAACGACGGGTGGTGCGCCACCAACGGCGGGTACTCCACTTGAACGAGAGGCCCGGTCCTCACGCACCCTCAAAAAGCACAGGCGAATCACGCCATATCTCTTTCTCATCGCTCCCTTGGCCCTGCTGATCACTTTCACGTTCGTGCCTGCGGCCAACCTCATCTGGTACAGCTTCACGGACTGGGACGGAATCGATCTTGAGAAGGAGTTCGTTGGACTCGAGAACTACATCGAGATCTTCACGGAACCCGAAGTCTTCCGGGTCTTCTTCGTCAGTCTCTATTACATCGGCGCGTCCTTTCTTCAGATGGGGATCGCGCTCTACTTCGCCACCATCCTGAGTTTCAACACGCGCTTCCGTAACTTCTTCAAAGGTGTTCTTTTCTTTCCCTACCTGATTAACGGGGTGGCGATCGGGCTGGTCTTCCTCTACTTGTACCAACCGGACGGCACCCTCGACAGCCTGTTGAAGGCTGTGGGTCTGGAAAGTGCGACAACGGCCTGGCTGGGCGATCCCGACGCCGTCAACGTCTCCCTCGCGGCAACGTCCGTTTGGCGGTACACAGGATTGAATTTTGTCCTGTTCCTCGGGGCCATCCAGTCCATCCCTAATCAACTGTATGAGGCGGCAGACCTCGATGGCGCCAGCAAATGGCAGCAGTTCCGATTCATCATCGCGCCGGGAATCAAGCGAATCATCAGCCTTTCCTTCATCCTCGCGATATCAGGAAGTCTGGCGGTCTTCGAAATCCCGTTCATCATGACCGGAGGAGCTAACGGCAGCTCCACTTTCGTCATTCAAACCATTCAGAGCGCGTTCCAGTTCCGGCAGGTGGGCTTCGCATCGGCGATGGCCGTCGTACTGCTGCTGATCGTCCTGATCGTGACATTCATCCAACGCAAGCTGGTGCCCGACGACGAGGTGAACCTGACATGA
- a CDS encoding carbohydrate ABC transporter permease — MSNLLRRGSRPTDALRFPQRENHRTRAAIATFLKYLSLVLAVVAVLVPLVAVFLTSFKTREEYLTTGPLDPPENWFNFENYGIAFTQGNMLLGFANTGIVLIVSLAGTVLIGSMTAYAIDRFDFKLKKVVIALFLLATLVPGVTTQVATFQIVVGLELYDSYAAPIALFLGTDIISIYIFVQFMQSIPKDVDEAAMLDGANKFTIFWRIILPLLKPAIATVVIIKGIAIYNEFYIPFLYLPSEELSMISTALFRFTGPFGSQWEVISAGTLIVIIPTFIAFILLQRFIYSGLTQGATK; from the coding sequence ATGAGCAACCTGCTGCGCCGCGGCTCTCGGCCAACCGACGCCCTTCGATTCCCGCAACGGGAGAACCACCGGACCCGAGCGGCAATCGCCACGTTCCTGAAGTATCTGTCGCTGGTGCTCGCTGTCGTCGCCGTCCTCGTGCCGCTTGTGGCGGTCTTCCTAACTTCCTTCAAGACCCGCGAAGAATACCTGACCACCGGCCCACTCGACCCACCAGAGAACTGGTTCAACTTCGAGAATTACGGGATTGCCTTCACCCAGGGGAATATGCTGCTGGGATTCGCAAATACGGGGATCGTGCTGATCGTTTCGCTGGCCGGCACAGTGTTGATCGGATCCATGACGGCCTATGCAATAGACCGCTTCGATTTCAAGTTGAAGAAAGTCGTCATTGCGCTTTTCCTGCTGGCCACTCTGGTGCCGGGAGTAACAACGCAGGTCGCGACCTTCCAGATCGTGGTGGGACTTGAGTTGTATGACTCCTATGCGGCGCCGATCGCACTGTTCCTCGGCACTGACATCATTTCCATCTACATCTTCGTCCAGTTCATGCAATCCATCCCGAAGGACGTGGATGAGGCGGCGATGCTCGACGGTGCCAACAAGTTCACCATTTTTTGGCGAATTATCCTCCCGCTCCTGAAGCCGGCGATCGCAACAGTTGTCATCATCAAGGGCATCGCCATCTACAACGAGTTCTACATTCCGTTCCTCTATCTGCCCTCCGAGGAACTGTCGATGATCTCGACGGCGCTGTTCCGATTTACCGGGCCCTTCGGATCCCAATGGGAGGTCATCTCCGCGGGCACCCTCATTGTCATCATCCCCACCTTCATCGCATTCATACTTCTGCAGCGTTTCATCTACAGCGGACTCACCCAAGGAGCTACCAAGTGA
- a CDS encoding glycoside hydrolase family 2 protein, whose product MTVTSTDAGQLAKDEALLHENWHVEVVKGPVPEAIAGRSIPATVPGSIHTDLMAAGLIEDPYLDDNERLLAWIGLCDWRYSTSFQWRAGQHQRTDLVFEGLDTVAVIELNGERVGETANMHRTYRFDVRALLREGSNDLTVTFSSPVKHADQASLEQGYRPHVNHHPYNSIRKMACNFGWDWGPDVATVGMWRPVRLENWSTARLASVSPAASVKGAGGVVRVSVVLEHSVVSSTQIVVSVASETQTVDVPAGEMSVVVDVEVTDVDLWWPRGHGAQPLYDLQVTLVSDGSGIDSWQGRVGFRTVRVDTEPDAHGTPFTLIINDRPIFVKGANWIPDDAFVHRVDRARYAARLAQAESANMNLLRVWGGGIYESDDFFDLCDERGILTWQDFLFACAAYAEEEPLRSEVEAEVRDNVVRLLPHPSLVVWNGSNENVWGHEEWGWAKRLRGRTWGKGYYDELLPELLRELDPHRPYTPSSPFSPDPAHFPNDPQHGSVHLWDLWNQRDYPHYRSYQPRFVAEYGWQGPPTWSTLTRSISDSPLTPESPGMLVHQKAMEGNTKLIDGLVDHLPLPDDTDDWHWAMSLNQARAIEVAIEHFRSLSPLCMGSIVWQLNDCWPVTSWAAVDGDGRAKPLLYAIKHAYEDRLVTIQPRESGLAVCVVNDTDQEWRDDVVIRLLSYNGEERASATVPLQLGARESATLTIPAEVATSMTPGEELVCATVGAVRALWFFAEYRDSELAAPRLTAKVISVSGGYEMRVRAENLVRDIALLVDKVDPSARVDDQLVTLLPGESVTFHVQSESSLNEGELITHRVLRSANQLVVGETAP is encoded by the coding sequence GTGACAGTGACATCGACCGACGCCGGACAACTCGCGAAGGACGAAGCACTCCTGCACGAGAACTGGCATGTTGAAGTCGTGAAAGGCCCGGTGCCCGAAGCGATCGCCGGACGCTCCATACCGGCGACGGTTCCTGGAAGCATCCACACCGATCTCATGGCGGCCGGCCTGATCGAGGACCCCTACCTAGATGACAATGAACGGCTGCTTGCCTGGATCGGTCTGTGCGACTGGCGCTACAGCACGAGTTTCCAGTGGCGGGCGGGTCAGCACCAACGCACTGATCTGGTCTTCGAAGGACTGGATACGGTGGCGGTCATCGAACTGAACGGCGAACGCGTCGGCGAGACCGCGAACATGCACCGCACCTACCGATTCGACGTACGGGCGCTGTTGCGCGAGGGATCGAACGACTTGACCGTCACGTTCTCGTCGCCGGTGAAACACGCGGACCAGGCAAGCCTGGAGCAGGGTTATCGCCCACACGTCAACCATCACCCCTACAATTCCATCCGTAAAATGGCCTGCAACTTCGGGTGGGATTGGGGACCTGATGTCGCAACCGTAGGGATGTGGCGTCCTGTGCGCCTGGAGAACTGGTCCACAGCGCGGCTTGCCTCCGTCAGCCCGGCTGCCTCTGTGAAAGGTGCCGGGGGAGTGGTGCGGGTCAGCGTGGTGCTCGAGCACTCAGTCGTCTCCAGCACCCAGATCGTGGTCAGTGTTGCCAGCGAGACCCAAACTGTCGACGTTCCAGCGGGCGAGATGTCGGTTGTAGTCGACGTCGAGGTGACCGACGTTGACCTCTGGTGGCCACGCGGCCACGGCGCCCAACCGCTATATGATCTGCAGGTCACGTTGGTTTCAGATGGATCCGGTATCGATTCCTGGCAGGGCCGCGTAGGTTTCCGCACAGTGCGGGTAGACACCGAACCGGACGCTCACGGCACACCGTTCACGTTGATCATCAATGACCGCCCGATCTTCGTGAAAGGGGCGAATTGGATCCCGGACGACGCGTTCGTTCACCGTGTGGACCGCGCGCGGTACGCGGCACGCTTGGCTCAGGCAGAATCAGCGAACATGAACCTGCTGCGGGTGTGGGGTGGAGGCATCTATGAAAGTGACGACTTCTTCGACCTGTGCGACGAAAGGGGGATTCTGACGTGGCAGGACTTCCTCTTTGCCTGCGCCGCGTACGCCGAAGAGGAGCCGCTGCGCAGCGAGGTCGAAGCCGAGGTCCGCGATAATGTGGTCAGACTCCTTCCGCACCCAAGCCTGGTGGTATGGAACGGAAGCAACGAGAATGTCTGGGGCCACGAAGAATGGGGCTGGGCCAAACGCCTGCGTGGCCGCACCTGGGGGAAGGGCTATTACGATGAGTTGCTTCCAGAACTGCTGCGTGAGCTTGATCCGCACCGGCCCTACACTCCGAGCAGCCCCTTCTCTCCTGATCCGGCCCATTTCCCCAACGACCCGCAGCACGGATCCGTTCACTTGTGGGATCTATGGAACCAACGGGATTATCCGCACTACCGCAGCTACCAGCCACGCTTCGTAGCGGAATACGGGTGGCAGGGACCGCCCACCTGGTCGACCCTCACCCGATCAATCAGCGACAGTCCACTGACCCCCGAATCGCCGGGCATGCTTGTGCATCAGAAGGCGATGGAGGGAAACACAAAACTCATCGACGGCCTGGTCGACCATCTGCCGCTGCCCGATGACACCGACGACTGGCACTGGGCCATGTCGTTGAATCAGGCAAGGGCGATCGAAGTGGCAATCGAGCACTTCCGATCCCTAAGTCCGCTGTGCATGGGAAGCATTGTGTGGCAGCTCAATGACTGCTGGCCGGTCACCTCCTGGGCGGCGGTCGACGGCGACGGGCGGGCGAAGCCGCTTCTCTACGCGATTAAGCATGCCTACGAAGACCGGCTCGTGACCATTCAGCCGCGCGAGAGTGGGCTGGCCGTATGCGTCGTCAACGATACCGATCAGGAATGGCGGGACGATGTTGTGATCCGCTTGCTTTCCTACAACGGAGAGGAGCGAGCCTCCGCCACCGTTCCCCTGCAACTGGGCGCCCGGGAATCGGCTACACTCACTATCCCTGCAGAGGTTGCCACTAGCATGACGCCCGGTGAAGAGCTTGTGTGCGCGACTGTCGGAGCCGTGCGGGCGCTGTGGTTCTTCGCCGAGTACAGGGATTCCGAACTTGCAGCGCCTCGGCTTACAGCGAAGGTGATTTCGGTGAGCGGTGGCTACGAAATGCGCGTACGAGCCGAGAACCTGGTCCGTGACATCGCGCTACTCGTTGACAAAGTTGACCCGAGCGCTCGTGTGGATGATCAATTGGTCACCCTTCTCCCCGGAGAGAGCGTTACCTTCCACGTTCAGTCGGAGTCCTCTTTGAATGAGGGTGAACTGATCACCCACCGTGTGCTGAGGAGTGCGAACCAGCTAGTGGTTGGGGAAACAGCACCGTGA
- a CDS encoding glycoside hydrolase family 113 codes for MTWGWTGVSGTWGTPAAEESVRLMQGLNLNWVAVSFAALQDTAQSTEIPFSDEPTVSDQEVRWAIRTMKAEGYSVCLKPVVNCADGTWRAFIGFFDEDAPGEPTWGQWFESYTRFILHYARLAEEEGCEMLCIGCEMVQSDKRESEWRTLIADVRSVYHGLITYNCDKYQEDRVRWWDAVDVISSSGYYPELEWEAQLDRIERVVEREGRPFFFMEAGCPSRIGSAAKPNDWSLSGEPSESEQARWYQAMFSACSDREWVRGFILWDWPPKLYPLSEAPMNDDYCIFGKEAAAVVRQYLGEMTARWLSEVRLGEAHDEREQSG; via the coding sequence ATGACTTGGGGGTGGACCGGTGTGAGTGGAACCTGGGGAACTCCGGCGGCCGAAGAGTCGGTGCGACTCATGCAGGGGCTCAACCTCAACTGGGTGGCGGTGTCTTTCGCCGCGTTGCAGGACACCGCGCAGTCAACGGAAATCCCGTTCAGCGATGAGCCGACTGTGTCGGACCAGGAGGTGCGCTGGGCCATTCGGACGATGAAGGCGGAAGGGTACTCAGTCTGTCTCAAACCGGTGGTCAACTGCGCAGATGGAACCTGGCGGGCCTTCATCGGGTTCTTCGACGAGGACGCGCCGGGCGAACCGACCTGGGGGCAATGGTTTGAGTCCTATACCCGCTTTATATTGCACTACGCACGTCTGGCTGAAGAAGAAGGCTGTGAGATGCTGTGCATCGGCTGCGAGATGGTGCAATCGGATAAGCGGGAAAGCGAGTGGCGCACGCTTATAGCGGATGTGCGGTCGGTCTACCACGGATTGATCACGTACAACTGCGACAAGTATCAAGAAGACAGGGTGCGCTGGTGGGATGCAGTAGATGTGATCTCTTCCAGCGGTTACTATCCAGAGCTGGAATGGGAGGCTCAACTAGACCGCATCGAACGGGTGGTCGAGCGGGAGGGTAGGCCATTTTTCTTCATGGAAGCGGGATGTCCCAGCCGCATCGGTTCCGCTGCCAAACCCAACGATTGGTCACTTTCCGGCGAGCCATCCGAATCGGAGCAGGCACGGTGGTATCAAGCTATGTTCAGTGCGTGCAGCGATCGGGAATGGGTCCGCGGTTTCATTCTCTGGGATTGGCCACCGAAGCTCTACCCGCTGTCTGAGGCGCCCATGAATGACGATTACTGCATCTTTGGTAAGGAAGCCGCCGCCGTCGTTCGGCAGTATCTCGGTGAGATGACTGCGCGATGGCTTTCGGAGGTTCGGCTCGGGGAAGCGCACGATGAGAGGGAACAGAGTGGCTGA
- a CDS encoding ROK family protein: MAEFALGVDFGGTKVESALVGADGLILPGSRCRRPTGTESSSEELVAAVQSVVQGALAALPTDAALLGTGIGSAGPIGLLEGVVSPVNIGVWRAFPLRSVVEGATAKAGYDTEAILRLDGLCITLAEMWVGAGQGCSSLMGMVVSTGVGGGIIADGRVVSGKTGNAGHIGQIEVAGFTLPGEGCTLEEIASGPHTVRWAQSRGWKGRTGEDLALSYAMGNETAGLAVMRSASAVGRALASVTTLLDLDRVVIGGGFSQVTPDYCELVQEAAGEHAQLDYSTGLEILPTGLGTDGPLIGAAALVHRGVGRQIESVHHRAIYPFETAT, encoded by the coding sequence GTGGCTGAGTTCGCGCTAGGAGTGGATTTCGGCGGAACGAAGGTTGAGTCGGCACTGGTCGGTGCCGACGGATTAATTCTGCCGGGAAGCAGATGTAGACGGCCCACTGGTACAGAGAGCTCCTCGGAAGAGCTCGTAGCTGCGGTGCAAAGCGTAGTGCAGGGCGCGCTGGCCGCTCTGCCAACGGATGCTGCCCTGCTCGGAACCGGGATCGGCAGCGCCGGCCCGATTGGCTTGCTTGAAGGTGTGGTAAGCCCGGTGAATATCGGAGTCTGGCGGGCATTCCCGCTGCGCTCAGTCGTCGAAGGAGCAACGGCCAAAGCCGGATATGACACCGAAGCGATCCTCAGGTTGGATGGGCTCTGCATCACGCTCGCTGAGATGTGGGTTGGCGCCGGTCAGGGGTGCTCTTCACTCATGGGGATGGTGGTTTCCACCGGTGTGGGTGGAGGCATCATCGCCGACGGACGCGTAGTTTCAGGTAAGACCGGCAACGCTGGTCATATCGGACAAATAGAGGTGGCAGGTTTCACGCTGCCCGGTGAAGGGTGCACCCTCGAAGAAATCGCTTCCGGACCGCACACGGTACGGTGGGCGCAATCGCGCGGCTGGAAAGGTAGGACCGGCGAAGACTTGGCGCTCTCCTACGCCATGGGAAACGAGACTGCGGGTCTGGCTGTGATGCGCAGCGCGTCCGCCGTGGGGCGGGCGCTGGCCTCGGTGACCACCTTGCTCGACTTGGATCGAGTGGTGATCGGTGGTGGCTTCTCTCAAGTCACACCAGACTATTGCGAACTTGTGCAGGAGGCTGCTGGAGAGCACGCTCAACTGGATTACTCGACCGGGCTGGAAATTCTTCCGACCGGGCTGGGAACGGATGGGCCCCTGATCGGGGCGGCGGCCCTCGTGCATCGAGGTGTCGGCCGACAGATTGAATCCGTGCATCATCGGGCAATTTACCCATTCGAGACCGCAACCTAG